One Anaerolineae bacterium genomic region harbors:
- a CDS encoding Unsaturated glucuronyl hydrolase has product MNAKTSIPPAFQRAIQVATQKLTHLVEAYPDLTPSFTENGKWRLQQAGWTNWCEGFLGGALWLAYLLTGQQRLREAARHYSKLIEDRKTDPDVHDLGFLFLPTWGRWYQLEGDPYARQVVIEAGQTLARRFQEKGKYLCSFQGAHSLYIDIMMNVPLVFEAAELSQAERLFEIARQHCLTTRRYLVRGDFSTAHEGIFDPESGMFLRYRTQQGWRDDSSWARGHCWAFYGFNLAYRYTGEAQFLTTAEGLADYYLLHTPEHGIPPNDWDEPNPPYPYESSAAAIAASGFLSLAHCTRDSLRAKVYRESAQHILATLSSDEFLATDEGWEGILRHAIYHLPAGVGVDESTIWGDYFFLEAIWKAINDQPDC; this is encoded by the coding sequence ATGAATGCGAAGACCTCTATCCCTCCCGCCTTTCAACGCGCCATCCAGGTTGCCACCCAGAAGTTGACCCACCTGGTCGAGGCTTATCCCGACCTGACCCCTTCCTTCACTGAGAATGGCAAATGGCGGCTTCAGCAAGCAGGCTGGACAAACTGGTGTGAGGGCTTTTTAGGAGGTGCTTTATGGTTAGCCTATCTCCTCACCGGTCAACAACGGCTGCGAGAGGCTGCCAGGCATTACTCCAAACTGATTGAAGACCGTAAAACTGATCCTGATGTGCATGATCTCGGCTTTTTATTTCTGCCCACCTGGGGGCGCTGGTATCAACTGGAAGGTGACCCTTACGCCCGTCAGGTCGTGATTGAAGCCGGGCAAACCCTCGCCAGGCGTTTTCAGGAAAAGGGCAAGTATCTCTGCTCTTTTCAGGGCGCGCACAGTCTTTATATCGACATCATGATGAACGTCCCGTTGGTCTTTGAAGCCGCAGAGCTGAGCCAGGCTGAGCGTCTTTTCGAGATCGCCCGCCAGCATTGTCTGACCACCCGCCGTTATCTGGTGCGTGGCGATTTCAGCACGGCTCACGAGGGCATCTTTGACCCTGAGAGTGGGATGTTCCTCCGCTATCGAACGCAGCAGGGCTGGAGAGACGATTCGAGTTGGGCGCGCGGTCACTGTTGGGCATTCTATGGTTTTAACCTTGCCTATCGTTACACGGGAGAAGCGCAATTTTTGACGACTGCTGAAGGTCTGGCAGATTATTATCTGCTTCACACACCCGAACACGGCATCCCACCGAACGATTGGGATGAACCCAACCCGCCCTATCCTTACGAGAGTTCGGCTGCAGCCATTGCCGCCAGTGGTTTTCTTAGCCTGGCACACTGTACCAGAGACTCTTTGCGGGCAAAAGTCTATCGCGAGTCGGCGCAGCACATCCTGGCTACGCTCTCTTCGGATGAATTTCTGGCAACCGATGAAGGCTGGGAAGGGATTTTACGCCACGCAATTTACCACTTGCCGGCGGGCGTGGGTGTGGATGAGAGTACAATATGGGGAGATTATTTCTTCCTTGAAGCAATCTGGAAGGCTATTAACGATCAGCCTGATTGCTAG
- a CDS encoding Tungsten-containing aldehyde:ferredoxin oxidoreductase codes for MSLSCVTGKILHVDLSAGKTWFEEPEEAFYRKYGGGSAMGVYYILREMKPKVDALSPENILTFFVGVPTGLPISGQSRMVANAKSPLTGAIGDAQCGGFFPAEMKFAGVDGIVVRGRASQPVYLWIHDGEVEIRDASHLWGRTTGEAEDILKAELGDPKVEIAQIGPAGEKMVRMAAIMNMVNRANGRTGMGAVMGSKNLKAIVVRGSPARIKAAHPKKLTELFRGGTKRIPDTPAVQFLHIHGTTGDVAGCQAVGQLPTRNFNEGQFEGYESISGELMTETILVERDTCYSCTVRCKRVVETEFMNRKVLPRFGGPEYETMATLGSYCAVDNMHAVALGNQLCNQYGLDTISTGATIAFAMECYENGLITKEDTGGIELRFGNAEAMVTMVEMIGKREGFGNVLAEGSARAAKMIGKNAEDYLITVKGQEMPAHMPQFKRSLGLIYAVNPFGADHMSSEHDPFYEDGNADEMAQRNMAQLGLNSLQEPGSITTEKVRMAYTTQKVFSALDTFALCSFVYGVGWQLYSPLETVEMINAATGWDMTLEEFLQVGERRINMMRAFNAREGFSAEDDKLTRKFFQPLKGTGPTAGVYYKPEEFNFMKETYYQMAGWDPQTGNPSREKLASLGLEWVEL; via the coding sequence ATGAGCTTGAGTTGTGTCACTGGAAAGATTTTGCATGTCGATTTATCGGCAGGCAAAACCTGGTTTGAAGAGCCCGAAGAAGCATTCTACCGAAAGTATGGCGGGGGCAGCGCCATGGGCGTTTACTACATCCTGCGGGAAATGAAGCCCAAAGTGGATGCCCTTTCGCCGGAAAACATTCTCACCTTCTTCGTAGGGGTGCCAACCGGCTTACCGATTTCCGGGCAATCGCGCATGGTTGCCAATGCCAAATCGCCGCTGACGGGCGCAATTGGCGATGCCCAGTGCGGCGGCTTTTTTCCGGCTGAAATGAAATTCGCCGGCGTGGATGGGATTGTCGTGCGCGGGCGTGCCTCACAGCCGGTCTATTTGTGGATTCACGATGGGGAAGTCGAGATTCGCGATGCCTCCCATCTGTGGGGTAGGACAACTGGCGAAGCAGAAGATATTCTCAAAGCCGAGTTGGGCGATCCAAAGGTGGAGATTGCCCAGATTGGTCCAGCCGGTGAGAAAATGGTGCGCATGGCTGCCATTATGAACATGGTCAACCGCGCCAACGGCCGCACCGGAATGGGCGCAGTGATGGGATCCAAAAATCTAAAGGCGATTGTCGTGCGCGGCTCACCCGCCCGCATCAAGGCGGCCCACCCCAAAAAGTTGACCGAGCTGTTTCGCGGCGGCACAAAACGCATCCCCGACACACCCGCAGTGCAGTTTCTTCACATTCATGGCACGACTGGCGATGTAGCTGGCTGTCAGGCAGTCGGTCAGTTGCCCACCCGCAATTTCAACGAAGGTCAATTTGAGGGCTACGAAAGTATCAGCGGCGAATTGATGACCGAGACGATTCTGGTCGAACGCGATACCTGCTATTCCTGTACAGTACGCTGCAAGCGGGTGGTTGAGACCGAGTTCATGAACCGCAAGGTTCTACCGCGCTTTGGCGGCCCGGAGTATGAAACAATGGCGACGCTGGGTTCCTACTGCGCAGTGGATAACATGCATGCCGTAGCTCTGGGCAATCAATTGTGCAACCAGTATGGGTTGGACACCATCTCAACCGGCGCAACCATTGCCTTTGCCATGGAATGCTATGAAAACGGCTTGATCACCAAAGAAGATACCGGCGGCATTGAGCTGCGCTTTGGCAATGCCGAAGCGATGGTGACGATGGTTGAAATGATTGGCAAGCGTGAAGGCTTCGGGAATGTGCTTGCTGAAGGTTCGGCGCGGGCAGCGAAGATGATTGGCAAAAACGCCGAAGATTACCTCATTACCGTCAAAGGTCAGGAAATGCCCGCCCATATGCCACAATTCAAGCGCAGTCTGGGATTGATTTATGCGGTGAACCCCTTTGGTGCCGACCACATGTCCTCGGAGCATGACCCATTCTACGAAGATGGCAATGCCGATGAGATGGCTCAGCGCAATATGGCTCAACTGGGTCTCAATTCCTTACAAGAGCCCGGCAGTATCACCACCGAGAAGGTGCGCATGGCTTATACGACCCAGAAAGTCTTTTCGGCACTGGATACGTTTGCCTTGTGCAGTTTCGTATACGGTGTGGGCTGGCAGTTGTACAGTCCGTTAGAGACAGTTGAGATGATCAACGCTGCCACCGGCTGGGATATGACCCTGGAAGAATTCCTCCAGGTTGGCGAGCGACGCATCAATATGATGCGTGCCTTCAACGCTCGAGAGGGCTTTAGCGCTGAGGATGATAAACTGACCAGGAAGTTCTTCCAGCCCCTAAAGGGCACCGGGCCTACCGCGGGTGTCTATTACAAACCCGAAGAGTTCAACTTCATGAAAGAGACCTATTACCAGATGGCGGGGTGGGATCCCCAGACGGGCAATCCCAGCCGCGAGAAGCTGGCATCTCTGGGATTGGAGTGGGTTGAGTTATGA
- a CDS encoding Hydroxymethylpyrimidine ABC transporter, ATPase component: MKDLIQIKGVIKTYSSKTGPIHALGPIDLNIGEGEFVSIVGPSGCGKSTLLLLVGGLLEYESGEILINGQRVDKPQTEIGIVFQTPVLVDWRDVLGNVLLQIEMRGLKKEAYVEKAKNLLRSVGLAEFEKRYPFELSGGMQQRAAFCRALIHDPPLVLMDEPLGALDAITREQLRVDLEQLWLLTKKTVLFVTHSIPESVQLSDRVVVFTPRPGQIAEVIEIDLPRPRTIAVRESAAFQQYVHQLTSIFMNFGILRDSLGSFEQKSVVGEE; this comes from the coding sequence TTGAAAGATTTGATTCAGATCAAGGGTGTCATAAAAACCTATTCGAGTAAGACGGGACCGATCCATGCCTTGGGTCCGATTGATTTGAATATTGGCGAAGGCGAATTTGTCTCCATTGTCGGTCCCTCAGGGTGTGGCAAAAGCACCCTGTTGCTCCTGGTCGGGGGTTTGTTGGAATACGAGTCGGGTGAGATTCTCATCAACGGTCAGCGGGTCGATAAACCTCAAACCGAGATCGGAATTGTCTTTCAAACGCCGGTCCTGGTGGATTGGCGTGATGTGTTGGGAAATGTTCTTCTGCAAATCGAGATGCGGGGTCTGAAAAAAGAGGCCTATGTAGAAAAAGCGAAAAATCTGCTTCGTTCGGTTGGGTTGGCGGAGTTTGAAAAGCGCTATCCCTTTGAGTTATCCGGCGGCATGCAACAACGGGCTGCTTTTTGTCGCGCTTTGATTCACGATCCGCCATTGGTCTTGATGGATGAACCGCTTGGCGCTCTGGATGCCATCACGCGCGAACAATTGCGGGTGGATTTAGAGCAGTTATGGTTACTGACGAAGAAGACGGTCCTCTTTGTCACGCATAGTATTCCCGAATCGGTACAGCTTTCGGATCGGGTGGTGGTCTTCACACCGCGCCCAGGGCAGATTGCGGAAGTGATCGAGATCGATTTGCCGCGCCCGCGCACCATCGCCGTTCGGGAAAGCGCGGCTTTTCAACAGTATGTGCATCAATTGACAAGTATTTTTATGAACTTCGGCATTTTACGAGATTCTCTCGGTTCTTTCGAGCAAAAATCGGTTGTTGGTGAAGAATAA
- a CDS encoding Hydroxymethylpyrimidine ABC transporter, substrate-binding component has translation MKTIYRCFSILLLLALLAACAPATPEKVIETVTVIETVVVEGEPVIQEKIITATPLPPKDKVTLRLNWSYYGIHAAFIYGIEQGIYDKYNIDLTVKQGNGSSNAVKLVANKDSDFAYASNGALISNMVGGAPVIAVMSVDAMGTDAVLCRPDSGIKEFKDLKGKTIMTTAGAGVNDYFPVALAHEGMSLDDVKLTNVAEAALVTSYLQNLAPCILAGIDDKPAQIEQEGGDPPIIFNYADYGVAQPGYVIVAHQDTVKNNADLVQRMVNATLESVQACLDNREACAKALVDYNAQLADTETMVRKQLDVSLDILFSPNNKNKCLGMNVPEDWAGVLELKKQYQGLETDMTADMFYTNQFIPCAQ, from the coding sequence ATGAAAACAATCTATCGATGCTTCTCAATTTTGCTGCTGCTTGCCTTGCTGGCAGCCTGCGCACCGGCGACGCCTGAAAAGGTTATCGAGACGGTCACAGTGATTGAAACGGTGGTCGTTGAGGGCGAGCCGGTAATTCAGGAGAAGATCATCACCGCCACACCCCTGCCCCCAAAAGATAAAGTGACCCTGCGTTTAAACTGGTCTTACTATGGAATCCATGCGGCATTTATTTACGGCATCGAGCAAGGGATTTACGACAAATACAACATTGACCTGACTGTCAAACAGGGCAACGGTTCAAGCAATGCCGTTAAGCTGGTGGCGAACAAGGATAGCGATTTTGCCTATGCCTCGAACGGCGCCTTGATCAGCAATATGGTTGGCGGTGCGCCGGTGATAGCGGTAATGTCTGTAGACGCCATGGGTACCGATGCGGTTCTCTGCCGACCTGACTCAGGCATCAAGGAGTTCAAGGATCTAAAAGGCAAGACGATCATGACCACCGCCGGGGCTGGCGTGAACGACTACTTCCCGGTGGCGCTGGCGCATGAAGGGATGAGCCTGGACGATGTCAAACTCACCAATGTTGCTGAAGCAGCGCTGGTCACCAGCTATTTGCAGAATCTGGCGCCCTGCATTCTGGCTGGAATTGATGACAAACCCGCCCAGATCGAACAGGAGGGCGGCGATCCCCCTATTATCTTTAACTACGCCGATTATGGGGTTGCTCAGCCAGGCTATGTCATCGTTGCTCATCAAGACACAGTCAAGAACAACGCCGACCTGGTGCAGCGGATGGTTAATGCCACCCTGGAGTCTGTCCAGGCTTGCCTGGATAATCGCGAAGCCTGTGCCAAAGCTCTGGTGGATTACAATGCCCAGCTAGCCGATACGGAAACGATGGTGCGCAAACAACTGGATGTCTCACTGGATATCCTCTTCTCGCCCAACAACAAAAACAAGTGCCTGGGCATGAATGTCCCCGAAGATTGGGCGGGTGTGCTGGAGCTGAAGAAGCAATATCAAGGTCTTGAGACGGATATGACCGCCGATATGTTCTATACCAATCAATTCATCCCCTGCGCTCAGTAA